The region TATCACGGTTGTCGGGGCCTTAAGCGCCCTGTGCATTTCTGCCATGCTCGGCTATTCACTGGCGAATAAACGAAATGTTCTGCAAACGCCCTTTCTGTTTTTTTGCTACTTGCCTATGCTCTTCTCGGGAGGTATCATTCCGTTCTATATTGTAGTCAGCCAGTGGCTGCATTTGCAGAATACAATCTGGGTGCTCATTCTGACGATGTTATGCCAGCCGTTTCTCGTCTTCCTGCTGGTCAGCTTCTTCCGCACTATACCTGAGGAGCTAGAGGAAGCTGCCAGAATCGACGGAGCGAATGAGATGAGAGTGTTCTTCCAGATTATGATTCCGATCTCCAAGCCGATACTGGCTTCTGTCGGCCTCTTCTATGCGCTGAGCTTCTGGAATGACTGGTTCATGGGACTGATGTTCATTGATAACGAGAAGTTATTCCCGCTGCAGTTAATTCTGCGCCGGATGGTTTCCAATATGGAAGCGGCCAGGAATCTGATTCCTTCCGGTGCAGCGATTGCAGTGACTCCACCGACGTACGGGGTGCGGATGGCGACCACGGTACTGACCATCGGCCCGATTGTACTGCTGTATCCGATGCTTCAGAAATATTTTGTCAAAGGTCTAACGGTAGGCGCTGTCAAAGGGTAAGTTATTCAGATTGTCCATAGATACGGGAGGGTTACGAGATGAGGTTAAACAAATGGTTCGGCACGGCAACAACAGCGGTATTGGTGTCGTCACTGGTGCTGGCAGGCTGCGGGGGAAATGCGAAGAACGAAGGCAGTACAGCGAATTCTACGAATTCCCCTTCCAGTTCAGAGGGTGCAGCGCCTGCTTCCAAAGAAGTAGTGACGCTGAAGGCTTATTTCCCGGGAGATAAACCTGCGGGGTTCGATGCTGTGCTGCAGGCGGTCAACGACAAGCTGAAAAAGGATAATATCGGAGCCGCTCTGAATATCAACTTCATGCCTTGGACCGATTACGGGAATGCGGTATCCGTGAAGATGTCTGCCGGTGAAGAGTTCGATATGTACCTGGATGCCCCATGGCTATCCATGAACCAGATGATCGAGAGTAAATCGTTGACGGAGCTGGATGCGGCAGTGGCTGCACGGCCTGAGCTGAAGTCATCCATTCCGGAGGAAATGTGGGAGTATAACAAATTCGGCGGCAAAATTATGGGGATTCCGCTCGGCACCACCCAAGGCCAGCTGTATGGCGTACTGATCCGTAAGGATTTACGCGAG is a window of Paenibacillus sp. FSL H3-0469 DNA encoding:
- a CDS encoding carbohydrate ABC transporter permease, whose translation is MRQKHSAADRTFTAFAHTFILLFTLFCLFPFLLMIAGSFTDEEELIAHGYTLFPQKLSLAAYKAVLQSDVLFNGYGVTLFITVVGALSALCISAMLGYSLANKRNVLQTPFLFFCYLPMLFSGGIIPFYIVVSQWLHLQNTIWVLILTMLCQPFLVFLLVSFFRTIPEELEEAARIDGANEMRVFFQIMIPISKPILASVGLFYALSFWNDWFMGLMFIDNEKLFPLQLILRRMVSNMEAARNLIPSGAAIAVTPPTYGVRMATTVLTIGPIVLLYPMLQKYFVKGLTVGAVKG